Within the Zea mays cultivar B73 chromosome 10, Zm-B73-REFERENCE-NAM-5.0, whole genome shotgun sequence genome, the region gttccaaatcatgcgtaggataattcttctcatgcttcctcaactgtcttgaagcataagcaatcacctttccttcttgcattagcacacatccaagtccaaggtgtgatgcatcgcaatacacatcaaatcccttgtggatgtctagcattaccaatattggtgcagtggttaaccttttcttgagttcttcaaaacaattctggcaagcttcatcctattgaactctttacctttctccagtagagaggtaagaggtttcactaacttggaaaaaccttcaataaatcttctatagtatcctgccaatccaagaaaacttctgatcttagACGCATCCTTTAGTTGCTTCCAATctagtatctcacttatctttcatgggtccactttaattcaaccatcggtaacgatatgtcctaagaaagcaacttccttcgaccaaaaatcacacttcgagaactttgcgtatagttggttgtcacgaagcttttgtaggactagccttagatgatcttcatgtgtttcctcattcggagaatatatcagtatgtcgtcaatgaatacgaccacaaaatgatccagatattccatgaatactttattcatcaagttcatgaagtatgctggtgcattagtcagtccaaacgacatgaccaaaaactcatataatccatatcttgtcgtgaaggctgtcttcggtacatcttctgctcgaatctttaactgatgatatcccgatctcagatctatcttcgagaatatcttagctcctttcatttgatcaaataagtcttcaatccgaggtagtgggtatttattcttgatggttacttcattcaaacttctataatcaacgcacattctcctcgaaccatccttcttgttcacaaatagcactggggctccccaaggggatgaacttgggcgaatgaaacctttttctagtaattcttctatttgtttcttcagttctactaaatctttgacatccattctataaggtcttttcgagatcggtgcggttccgggtaataataaaaaactctatatcacggtcaggtggcatacctggcaattcctccagaaatacgtctgggtattcgcacactactttgatattttccaagggcttttcttccaagtgattgatcactgttttccctttttcatctgttgacttgtctatgttaacttggattctttcaccttgaggacttgtcaacataattgttctaTTGGCACACTGTACCACTCCAttacaacttttcaaccagttgcatccaagaatcacatcgataccgttggatcctaggaccactgggttgactgaaaactctattccttgaatcttgatattaacatgggggcatgagtgtgtggccttcatgtcacctcccggtgaactaatgtgtaatatCTTCTTAAGGGGATACTTAGGTATATtgtgtttttccacaaatgactcagttataaacgaatgtgatgctccagagtcaaataaaactaatgcaggtatggagttaacaaggaaataccatacactatgtcggcatcctcaggcactgattccgcagtgacatgattgacccttcctctgctctggttctgcggagtcttgttctgagcagatccacgagcgggggtgttctggtcatttTTCTGAGTATTGCTCCTTTGGGGTGTTtgctggttgcgccttgggcagttgttggcatagtggcctagctcaccgcacttgaaacatCCATTGGGTTGGACAGGTGCGTTGTTTCTGGCCTGCGTGTTGTTGGTGCTACCTTGACGGTTCTGGGAATTtccaccagacctctggttggtctgggAGTTGCTCCTTTGCTGGTTCTGGTTTTGATTACTTctctggctttgctgtccagagcgttgcacttgataattatttccaccctgatttccagagcggaactgcgaaccttgagcaTTGTTCGGGCGAgtgttcctgctggactgaccttgaaattttcttttgtggtcagataattcctttcttttgctttcaaggccaattgccttgttcagcagtGTCTGGAAATTGGGGAAGGTATGGCTCTGAAGTTGATAGTTCAGAGGTCCAATCAGTCCTTCcaggaaacgctcttggcgcttctcatcagtgtccactTCCTCAGGGGCATAacgtgaaagctgagtgaagcgatcacgatactcgctgacagtcatattcccttgagtaagggaaaggaactccttcttcagCTTCATGATTCCAGAGGGGATGTGGTGAGCGTGGAAGttctcttggaactcctgccaggttatggtatctgcgttgggatgtgccgctgtgaaggcatcccaccaatcggacgcagctccctcgagtcttcccgaggcgtacaagaccttctctcggtcgttgcactgagtgatgtccagcttctttccaatgaccttgagccagtcatcggcatctagaggatcaaccgcatgagagaatgttggcgggtgatgactcatgaagtcccggtgcttatctctggcCCGGGGcgcatactgctgctgctggggttgttgattctgttggttctgttgtaattgctgaaccgcagcagtgagtccttgcagaatctgcatttgggcggcgatgaactgctccatattgggattaggtggtggtggtggtgcttgttgACCACGCTGGTTCCGATTGTTGTTGGGTCCTTGACGTGGGTTCACCATCTGAGTGGTTAGGAGGTGAAGTCCTTAGAGAAGTGGggagtagaaaagattctagagggaaatttcttaagtttatgtttttttaatgctcttatggccatcagaccattgcactcaaacaaaaatccaacacaaacatatcaAACATCACCATCACATTGTTGTTATTATTATAGTATAACACTATTTTATCGTCTATCGCGTCTAGCTTATTTCAAtaaactatcctatcaacctaaagGAGTATGGTGATAGACTCAGGGGTTTCATAACATAGCCTTCCAAAAAGAATGAGGATAAGGCAGAGAAAGacgcttcttcttcatcatccaaaGGTGGGGTAGAGGGTGCTGGCCGATCTTGAGCAACATAGTCGATGCTTTTGTAAGCAGTTCTTCTGATAGCAACCTTCTAATAGACGAGAgaaaatcagactagaagagttgaatATAAAGGAGTTGAGTTTTGAGATAAAATAAGTttttttatggaggaaaataaCTCAAGTTTTGAAAGACTAACTAggatttccatttctaactagtctaacgacctagggtcagcatagctttgataccacttctgtcacacccggttccagggg harbors:
- the LOC118473554 gene encoding uncharacterized protein; amino-acid sequence: MVNPRQGPNNNRNQRGQQAPPPPPNPNMEQFIAAQMQILQGLTAAVQQLQQNQQNQQPQQQQYAPRARDKHRDFMSHHPPTFSHAVDPLDADDWLKVIGKKLDITQCNDREKVLYASGRLEGAASDWWDAFTAAHPNADTITWQEFQENFHAHHIPSGIMKLKKEFLSLTQGNMTVSEYRDRFTQLSRYAPEEVDTDEKRQERFLEGLIGPLNYQLQSHTFPNFQTLLNKAIGLESKRKELSDHKRKFQGQSSRNTRPNNAQGSQFRSGNQGGNNYQVQRSGQQSQRSNQNQNQQRSNSQTNQRSGGNSQNRQGSTNNTQARNNAPVQPNGCFKCGELGHYANNCPRRNQQTPQRSNTQKNDQNTPARGSAQNKTPQNQSRGRVNHVTAESVPEDADIVYGISLLTPYLH